Proteins found in one Triticum urartu cultivar G1812 chromosome 4, Tu2.1, whole genome shotgun sequence genomic segment:
- the LOC125554539 gene encoding uncharacterized protein LOC125554539 gives MIITPEGEWGWVWQPAQGQWFWPTVPGDTQWRMTKWPNAAPVLPLLPLSAQDQKMDNPENVGHMVGKEFGMFFAHATAFVLLFLQCGTPEYIDQPHQRYEEAMDS, from the exons ATGATCATTACTCCTGAGGGGGAATGGGGCTGGGTGTGGCAGCCTGCTCAAGGGCAGTGGTTCTGGCCGACGGTTCCAGGTGATACCCAGTGGCGAATGACCAAGTGGCCAAATGCTGCACCAGTGCTGCCTCTACTACCATTATCTGCCCAG GACCAGAAAATGGATAATCCAGAGAATGTGGGCCATATGGTAGGGAAGGAGTTTGGGATGTTCTTTGCTCATGCCACGGCCTTTGTCCTCCTATTCTTACAGTGTGGAACTCCAGAGTA TATTGATCAGCCTCATCAGAGATACGAAGAGGCAATGGATAGTTAA